A portion of the Hoylesella buccalis ATCC 35310 genome contains these proteins:
- a CDS encoding SusC/RagA family TonB-linked outer membrane protein, protein MIKENRILRKAKYRSLILFSVCTLSICAVPFETVSAADTPSGNASLLQQNMRKVTVSVVDDANEPIIGASVLVMETKSGGSTDINGQCVVDVPAGSQIQVSYIGYQTQTINAGQSSTLRVVLVEDRQMLDDVVVVGYGVMKKSDVTGSIAVAKGEELTKSQNFSALDNLRGKASGVNVFSNSEDIATSKPRVIIRGMATINASSDPLYVVDGVVMSDFALVNPNDIESMEVLKDASATAIYGARGANGVIMVTTKRGLKGDTGTKISYQGSVSMRSIARKMDLLNAQEWTDAWMKGLENENTYNGKKWSLNRTDWFTDRNYFDANGNPLYDTDWQDEATRTTISHNHQVNIQQAGAKSSMGAFLNYSDYQGIMNNTWNKRVSAKMAYDANPTNWLTTGVNLLVNHMWGRFTDAYGGGQEARRTMIEMLPWLPLREPDTGNYTTATSPKMNYGFEGMSNPAMILEQQKRMYYNTQIFGNAALTFHLLPNLDLKTQLGIDWHGIDYRRYAATTLNNISMPNGRAEYSHYSNLYWQEETYLTYNKTVDRHRFNGMLGLSWTGYTSRANGAVTEGFTDDFFEDNNMGVGTNPESPRSNIDEWAMNSYFLRLAYTYMDRYSATVTGRYDGSSKFGENNKYAFFPSAGLAWIASEEDFLKDVTAVSNLKFHTSYGLTGNSEIGTYRSLARTNAGTLLLNGARSSYYRLSSMANTELKWEKTAQFDIGFELGLFNNALNLDLSWYTKKTTNLLLDCPVPHFTGFSSIYKNIGSVKNSGLDIMISAYPVRTNDFTWQTTLNTNYNKNKILHLGDNDEDIELMYWVGGSESILRVGESMGSFYGYRRYGMITKEMQENVVWTAEDFNNNLCSKDAVGKKRYSVDQIGRPNRSAKKEVLGKGFPNWTGSWINNLKYRNWDFTMDWQFVAGVETMQQFFHSTYDRFGLTNGLKDILYGAYDGTNPETMQQMIRMANNGHAGQDTTIDSAWITDGSYLRLNMLQLGYTFGKEACGKLGIDALRLYVSGQNLWLLCSKDFKGYDPEATSQGNHFGQNMTFFSYPRARTFTLGMNVTF, encoded by the coding sequence ATGATTAAAGAAAACAGAATCTTAAGAAAAGCGAAGTATCGTTCGCTGATCTTATTCTCAGTCTGCACGCTTTCAATCTGTGCCGTGCCATTTGAGACCGTGTCTGCCGCTGACACCCCAAGCGGCAACGCTTCTCTGTTACAGCAAAACATGCGAAAGGTGACGGTATCGGTAGTCGATGACGCCAACGAACCTATCATCGGTGCCAGTGTATTGGTGATGGAAACCAAGTCGGGCGGGTCTACTGACATCAATGGTCAATGTGTTGTGGATGTACCTGCAGGAAGCCAGATACAAGTGTCATACATTGGTTATCAGACACAAACCATCAATGCGGGTCAATCTTCTACTCTCCGCGTGGTACTGGTGGAAGACCGTCAGATGCTGGACGATGTTGTTGTGGTAGGCTATGGCGTGATGAAGAAGTCGGACGTGACGGGCTCCATCGCTGTTGCAAAGGGTGAAGAGCTCACCAAGTCGCAGAATTTCTCTGCATTGGACAACCTTCGCGGCAAGGCCTCTGGTGTGAACGTGTTCTCCAATTCAGAAGACATAGCTACCTCCAAGCCCCGCGTGATTATCCGAGGCATGGCCACCATCAATGCCAGTTCGGACCCGTTGTATGTGGTTGATGGCGTGGTGATGAGCGACTTCGCCCTGGTAAACCCTAACGACATCGAGTCGATGGAAGTACTGAAAGATGCTTCGGCCACCGCCATTTACGGTGCGCGTGGTGCTAATGGCGTGATTATGGTGACCACCAAGCGAGGCCTGAAAGGCGATACCGGTACGAAGATTAGTTACCAGGGCTCGGTAAGCATGCGCAGCATCGCACGCAAGATGGACTTGCTGAATGCTCAAGAGTGGACCGACGCTTGGATGAAAGGTCTGGAGAACGAAAACACTTACAATGGCAAGAAGTGGTCACTGAATCGTACCGACTGGTTTACCGACCGCAACTATTTCGACGCCAATGGTAATCCGTTGTATGATACCGATTGGCAGGACGAAGCCACCCGCACGACCATTTCGCACAACCACCAGGTGAACATTCAGCAAGCTGGGGCCAAATCGTCGATGGGTGCATTCCTGAACTACTCTGATTATCAAGGCATCATGAACAATACATGGAACAAGCGTGTGAGCGCCAAGATGGCTTATGATGCCAATCCTACCAATTGGCTGACCACAGGTGTCAACTTGTTGGTGAACCACATGTGGGGTCGTTTCACCGATGCATACGGTGGTGGTCAGGAAGCGCGCCGCACCATGATTGAAATGCTGCCGTGGCTGCCGTTAAGAGAACCTGACACGGGCAACTATACCACGGCCACGTCACCTAAGATGAACTATGGATTTGAAGGAATGTCAAACCCTGCCATGATTCTGGAACAGCAAAAACGTATGTACTATAACACACAAATCTTTGGCAATGCGGCTTTAACATTCCATCTGTTGCCTAACCTGGATTTGAAAACACAGTTGGGTATCGACTGGCACGGCATTGACTACCGTCGCTATGCCGCCACAACGCTGAACAATATCTCCATGCCTAATGGCCGAGCTGAATACTCACATTACAGCAACCTGTACTGGCAGGAGGAAACATACCTAACCTACAACAAGACCGTTGACCGTCATCGTTTCAACGGTATGCTGGGTCTTTCTTGGACTGGCTACACCTCGCGGGCCAACGGTGCGGTAACAGAAGGTTTCACCGACGACTTCTTTGAAGATAACAACATGGGCGTTGGAACCAACCCAGAGTCACCAAGATCGAACATTGATGAGTGGGCCATGAACTCGTATTTCCTCCGTTTGGCTTATACCTACATGGATCGTTATTCAGCAACGGTGACGGGGCGTTATGATGGTTCGTCCAAATTCGGTGAGAACAACAAATACGCTTTCTTCCCCTCTGCCGGTTTAGCATGGATTGCCTCTGAGGAAGACTTCTTAAAAGACGTCACAGCCGTGAGCAACTTGAAATTCCATACAAGTTATGGATTGACCGGTAACTCTGAGATTGGTACGTACCGTTCGTTGGCTCGTACTAATGCAGGAACACTACTCCTGAACGGTGCCCGTTCCTCCTACTATCGACTGAGTTCGATGGCCAATACTGAGTTGAAATGGGAGAAGACAGCACAGTTTGACATTGGTTTCGAATTAGGTTTGTTCAACAATGCGCTGAATCTTGATTTATCATGGTATACCAAGAAGACGACAAACTTGTTGTTGGATTGCCCAGTTCCTCATTTCACGGGTTTCTCATCAATCTACAAGAACATCGGTTCTGTAAAGAACTCCGGACTCGACATCATGATTTCTGCTTATCCTGTCCGCACGAATGACTTCACATGGCAGACCACCCTCAACACGAACTACAACAAGAACAAGATACTCCACCTCGGAGACAATGACGAGGATATCGAGTTGATGTACTGGGTAGGCGGATCAGAGTCGATTCTTCGTGTAGGCGAAAGTATGGGAAGCTTCTATGGTTACCGTCGCTATGGCATGATAACGAAAGAGATGCAAGAGAACGTGGTATGGACCGCCGAAGACTTCAATAACAATCTATGCTCGAAAGATGCCGTGGGCAAGAAACGCTATTCGGTAGATCAGATTGGACGCCCCAACCGTTCGGCCAAGAAAGAGGTGTTGGGTAAGGGATTCCCCAACTGGACAGGCAGCTGGATTAACAACCTGAAATACCGTAACTGGGACTTTACGATGGATTGGCAGTTTGTGGCTGGCGTTGAGACCATGCAACAGTTCTTCCACTCTACGTACGACCGCTTTGGATTGACCAATGGGTTAAAGGATATCCTGTATGGTGCTTACGACGGAACGAATCCAGAAACGATGCAACAAATGATTCGTATGGCTAACAACGGTCATGCTGGACAAGATACCACCATTGACTCGGCATGGATTACGGATGGTTCTTACCTGCGCCTGAACATGTTGCAGTTAGGTTATACCTTTGGTAAAGAAGCATGTGGCAAGCTGGGCATTGATGCGTTGAGACTGTATGTAAGTGGTCAGAATCTTTGGTTGCTTTGCTCGAAAGATTTCAAGGGCTATGATCCTGAAGCGACTTCGCAAGGCAATCACTTCGGACAAAACATGACTTTCTTCTCCTATCCGAGAGCCCGGACCTTTACACTTGGCATGAATGTAACTTTCTAA
- a CDS encoding RagB/SusD family nutrient uptake outer membrane protein: MKKIFIILACAGLTLTSCEDFLKESPGSILTNQDFNKTDAHFLGQVNYLYRSGAIRQIASANSAYIGSFATLNSMLTGYFRNSYEGQERTCQYARELTRQSQVNTVSGVVDGVWDGCYDAINVANSVIKGVDGEGVTLSAANKKQYVGEAKFFRGFNYFFLVKTFGDVPLSTEPFTDGAANMNYERTAKATIMELVVNDLKDAVASLVANKWQDANHRITKYVAEMALTDVYMYLGKYAEAASTARDIINNGGYSLTTNDDLALGSAYNKLRTTDDLDEVIYAQEYDNTVSTSGWWPTYAFSGSATSVFSKYSIFERVFGPLKASFLNIYDEGDLRAENQQFFVWEYTNQVDNKTWKAASADEFGAWYYFDQEAMEVTGRGTKDWNVYRYAETLLDAAEAIAQSSGVNAEAAGYLAQVQSRALGKTVAELTTVLQALSKEKFIEACWTERLREFPLEFKIWDDCVRTMKFPVISSTKRQVTYVDLIGATNGSGKTFKQSDLVWPISENEIQRNPKLKPTEGYQY, translated from the coding sequence ATGAAAAAGATATTTATTATTTTGGCTTGTGCCGGGCTGACGCTAACTTCTTGCGAAGACTTCCTGAAAGAGAGTCCCGGCTCTATTCTCACGAACCAAGACTTCAACAAAACGGATGCTCATTTTCTGGGACAAGTAAACTATTTGTACCGTAGTGGCGCTATCCGCCAGATTGCATCGGCCAACAGTGCCTATATAGGTTCGTTCGCAACCTTGAACAGCATGCTGACTGGATACTTTAGAAATTCATACGAAGGACAGGAGCGAACCTGCCAATATGCGCGCGAATTGACACGCCAGAGCCAAGTGAACACGGTGTCGGGTGTTGTTGATGGCGTATGGGATGGATGCTACGATGCGATTAATGTTGCCAACAGCGTGATAAAAGGTGTCGATGGTGAAGGCGTAACCCTTTCGGCAGCAAATAAAAAACAATATGTAGGTGAAGCCAAGTTCTTTCGTGGATTCAACTATTTCTTCCTAGTCAAAACCTTCGGTGACGTGCCTTTGTCAACAGAACCTTTTACCGACGGTGCGGCAAATATGAATTATGAACGAACTGCCAAAGCAACGATTATGGAGCTGGTTGTAAACGATTTGAAAGACGCTGTAGCCTCATTGGTAGCAAACAAGTGGCAAGATGCGAATCACCGCATTACCAAATATGTGGCAGAAATGGCTTTGACAGATGTCTACATGTATCTGGGAAAGTATGCTGAGGCAGCCTCTACCGCGAGAGACATCATCAACAATGGTGGTTATTCGTTGACAACGAACGACGACCTGGCCCTTGGTAGCGCATACAACAAGCTGCGTACCACGGACGACCTGGATGAGGTGATTTATGCACAAGAGTATGATAACACGGTTTCGACCAGCGGTTGGTGGCCAACCTATGCCTTTAGCGGTAGTGCCACCAGCGTGTTCAGCAAGTATTCTATTTTCGAACGCGTGTTTGGTCCATTGAAAGCTTCCTTCTTAAACATTTATGATGAAGGAGATCTTCGTGCGGAAAATCAGCAGTTCTTCGTGTGGGAATACACCAACCAAGTGGATAATAAGACATGGAAAGCTGCGTCGGCAGATGAATTTGGCGCGTGGTACTATTTCGACCAAGAAGCCATGGAGGTTACAGGTCGTGGAACGAAAGACTGGAATGTTTATCGCTACGCAGAAACCTTGCTTGATGCTGCCGAAGCTATTGCACAGAGTTCGGGCGTAAATGCTGAGGCTGCGGGTTATCTTGCACAAGTGCAAAGTCGCGCATTAGGTAAGACCGTTGCTGAATTAACCACTGTTTTGCAAGCCCTTTCCAAAGAGAAGTTTATCGAGGCTTGTTGGACAGAGCGGCTGCGAGAGTTCCCCTTAGAGTTCAAGATTTGGGACGATTGCGTCCGTACCATGAAGTTCCCTGTCATTTCAAGCACTAAGAGACAAGTTACCTATGTTGACCTTATCGGGGCTACCAACGGTTCGGGTAAAACATTCAAGCAATCAGACTTGGTATGGCCCATCTCTGAAAACGAGATTCAGCGTAATCCTAAATTGAAACCAACAGAGGGGTATCAATACTAA
- a CDS encoding family 43 glycosylhydrolase → MMKIKTILWLWLCMAAVMPIHAAQNDAQVYRNPIIDVSVPDPTVIRAKDGYFYLYGTENIRNLPIYRSSNLVDWSFVGTAFTDETRPQWNPKGNIWAPDISFIQDKYVLHYAKSEWGGEWTCGVGVATADKPEGPFSDHGAILISKEIGVQNSIDPFYYEDGGHKYLFWGSFRGIYAIELTDDGLKIKEGARKQQVAGTFMEAVYVHKRGDYYYLFGSAGSCCEGNRSTYHVTVGRSKNLLGPYVDKQGRSLLDNHYEEVLHGNELVAGPGHHAELVTDDNGDDWMLYHGFSRNDPDAGRKVWLDKVEWIDGWPHMQGSQPSKVAARPVFDEITLADPTIFFDNGTYYLYGTSPGEGFDVYTSKDLETWTGPVGANDDGMALSKGDVFGTKGFWAPQVFKRGSKYYMAYTADEQMAIAEADSPLGPFKQKKKQMLPAKMRQIDPFVFFDDDGKIYLYHVRLINGNRIFVTEMNKNLKSVKENTARECVAAEKGWEDTWNADWKVCEGPTVVKIDGTYYLFFSCNDFRNPDYAVGYATASSPLGPWTKHKEPLISPRLTGYNGTGHGDLFKNAAGEWQYVLHTHRSTTQPTPRKVALVKLRHTDRGFSLVNGSFHFLKQDKR, encoded by the coding sequence ATGATGAAGATAAAAACAATTTTATGGTTATGGTTGTGCATGGCAGCGGTCATGCCCATCCATGCTGCACAGAATGATGCGCAAGTATACCGCAATCCCATTATCGATGTCAGCGTACCCGACCCCACTGTTATTCGTGCAAAGGATGGTTATTTCTATCTTTATGGTACTGAAAACATCCGCAATCTGCCTATCTACCGCTCATCCAACCTTGTAGATTGGTCATTCGTGGGTACGGCTTTCACGGACGAGACGCGTCCGCAGTGGAATCCGAAAGGGAACATTTGGGCACCCGACATTAGTTTTATACAAGACAAGTATGTCCTCCACTACGCCAAATCAGAGTGGGGAGGCGAGTGGACCTGCGGTGTTGGCGTGGCAACTGCCGACAAACCCGAAGGACCTTTCAGCGACCATGGCGCCATTCTCATCAGTAAAGAAATAGGTGTGCAAAACAGCATCGACCCATTCTACTACGAAGACGGAGGGCACAAGTACCTCTTCTGGGGAAGTTTCCGCGGCATTTATGCCATCGAGCTGACCGATGACGGTCTGAAAATCAAGGAAGGCGCACGCAAACAGCAAGTGGCTGGCACGTTCATGGAAGCGGTTTACGTTCATAAGCGTGGCGACTATTACTATTTGTTTGGCTCCGCAGGCAGCTGTTGCGAAGGCAATCGCAGCACCTATCATGTCACGGTTGGCCGCTCTAAGAATCTTTTGGGGCCGTATGTCGACAAGCAAGGACGGTCGTTATTGGACAATCACTACGAGGAAGTGCTGCATGGCAATGAGCTGGTGGCAGGACCTGGACACCATGCCGAGCTGGTTACCGATGACAACGGAGACGACTGGATGCTGTATCACGGCTTCAGTCGCAACGATCCCGATGCCGGACGTAAGGTGTGGCTCGACAAGGTGGAGTGGATAGATGGCTGGCCGCACATGCAAGGCAGTCAACCTTCGAAAGTCGCAGCGCGTCCTGTTTTCGACGAAATCACGCTGGCCGATCCTACCATCTTCTTTGATAACGGTACCTATTACCTCTATGGTACATCGCCTGGCGAAGGGTTCGATGTCTACACCTCAAAGGATTTGGAAACGTGGACAGGCCCTGTCGGTGCAAACGACGATGGCATGGCTCTATCTAAGGGCGACGTATTTGGCACCAAGGGCTTTTGGGCTCCACAGGTATTCAAGCGTGGCAGCAAGTATTACATGGCCTATACGGCCGATGAGCAAATGGCCATTGCCGAGGCTGATAGCCCACTGGGACCTTTCAAACAAAAGAAAAAACAAATGCTTCCCGCCAAGATGCGTCAGATTGACCCCTTCGTGTTCTTCGACGATGATGGCAAGATTTACCTCTACCATGTACGCCTCATCAACGGCAACCGCATCTTTGTGACCGAGATGAATAAGAACCTCAAGTCGGTCAAGGAGAATACTGCACGCGAATGTGTTGCAGCCGAGAAGGGATGGGAGGATACTTGGAATGCCGATTGGAAAGTATGTGAAGGGCCAACGGTTGTCAAGATAGACGGAACCTATTACCTGTTCTTCTCCTGTAACGATTTCCGTAATCCCGATTATGCTGTTGGTTATGCCACGGCCAGCTCGCCTTTGGGACCTTGGACCAAGCACAAAGAACCTCTTATCAGTCCGCGTCTGACGGGTTATAACGGCACTGGCCATGGCGATTTATTCAAGAATGCGGCCGGCGAGTGGCAGTATGTCTTGCATACTCACCGCAGTACTACCCAGCCAACACCCCGAAAGGTAGCTTTGGTGAAGCTCCGTCATACCGATCGTGGTTTCAGTTTGGTCAACGGTTCGTTCCATTTCCTGAAACAAGATAAACGGTAA
- a CDS encoding GH92 family glycosyl hydrolase, producing MTYTKLFKSFIVATAFLLLPAHGMMAQSQDVSAQLTRYVNPYIGTGGHGHVFLGANVPFGAVQLGPTQITRGWDWCSGYHYSDSLIIGFGHTHLSGTGIGDLGDIAFLPTFDAKTYTERFSHDGEYVRPGYYTVRLADSKILVELTATQRAGMHRYTFPLSGKEPLLKINLKQGIGWDKMTKCQLTQENSTTVSGYRYSEGWAKDQRIYFFAEFSQPLKLKEMQGDSVGVFSVGQNMKPLLARVGISAVSIDNAKANLRAEIKDWDFDRVVDNADAAWNKELGKIKVETADLNDKTIFYTALFHTMTAPSVFSDVNGEYRGSDGKIYKGNFTNYTTLSLWDTYRAAHPLMTIIHPEKQRDIAQTFLHIFEQQGKLPVWHLVGNETDCMVGNPGIPVLADIVLKGFDVDKQAAFKAMRTSALLDERSLDNLKKYGYIPWNSDSTYETVAKGLEYALADASVAKVAKLVGAKKDYRYFLKRSQSYKYYFDKKTGFMRGVANGKFREPFNPFHSSHRNDDYTEGNAWQYTWLVPHDVPGLIKLFGGKRKFVTKLDSLFTVVGDLGADASPDISGLIGQYAHGNEPSHHIIYMYNYVNQHYKTAEKVREVLKTMYHNDFDGLSGNEDVGQMSAWYILSSMGIYQVEPSGGKYMFGSPLFDKAEVNVGHGKTFTILAHGNSPKNMYVSHIKLNGKLYNKLYIDYKDIMAGGTLEFFMTDRRP from the coding sequence ATGACCTATACTAAATTGTTCAAATCTTTCATCGTTGCCACGGCGTTTTTGTTGTTACCTGCCCATGGCATGATGGCTCAGTCTCAAGACGTTTCAGCGCAATTGACGCGCTATGTCAATCCTTACATCGGCACGGGTGGACACGGACATGTGTTCCTCGGTGCTAATGTTCCCTTTGGTGCCGTGCAGTTAGGCCCCACGCAAATCACACGCGGGTGGGACTGGTGCTCGGGCTATCATTACAGCGACTCGCTCATCATTGGCTTTGGTCACACCCATTTGAGTGGTACCGGCATTGGCGATTTGGGCGACATTGCCTTCTTGCCAACATTCGATGCCAAGACCTACACCGAGCGTTTCTCGCACGATGGCGAGTATGTGCGCCCCGGTTATTACACCGTTCGCCTGGCCGACAGCAAGATACTGGTCGAATTGACGGCTACCCAGCGTGCCGGTATGCATCGTTATACCTTCCCGCTCAGCGGTAAAGAGCCTCTCTTGAAGATTAATCTTAAACAAGGCATTGGTTGGGATAAAATGACCAAATGCCAGTTGACGCAGGAAAACAGCACGACGGTGAGTGGTTATCGTTACTCAGAAGGCTGGGCAAAAGACCAGCGCATTTATTTCTTTGCCGAGTTTTCGCAGCCTTTGAAGCTCAAGGAAATGCAGGGCGACAGCGTGGGCGTCTTCTCCGTAGGGCAGAACATGAAGCCACTGTTGGCGCGCGTTGGCATCTCGGCCGTGAGCATTGACAATGCCAAAGCCAACCTGCGTGCCGAAATCAAGGACTGGGATTTTGACCGAGTTGTCGACAATGCCGATGCTGCCTGGAACAAAGAACTTGGCAAAATCAAGGTAGAAACCGCCGATCTCAATGACAAAACCATTTTCTACACGGCGCTCTTTCACACCATGACGGCTCCTTCCGTCTTCTCGGATGTCAATGGTGAGTACCGGGGCAGTGATGGTAAGATTTACAAAGGCAATTTTACCAACTACACCACTCTATCGCTTTGGGACACCTATCGTGCGGCTCATCCACTGATGACCATCATCCATCCCGAGAAACAGCGTGACATCGCGCAGACCTTCCTGCACATCTTTGAACAGCAAGGCAAGCTGCCCGTGTGGCATCTCGTTGGCAACGAGACCGACTGTATGGTGGGCAACCCAGGCATTCCCGTGTTGGCCGACATCGTTCTCAAAGGATTTGACGTGGACAAGCAGGCCGCTTTCAAGGCCATGCGTACCTCTGCCCTGCTCGATGAACGCTCCCTGGACAACCTGAAGAAGTATGGTTACATTCCATGGAACAGCGATTCTACCTACGAAACGGTCGCCAAAGGGCTGGAATACGCCTTGGCAGACGCCTCTGTGGCCAAGGTAGCCAAGCTGGTTGGTGCCAAGAAAGATTATCGCTACTTCCTGAAACGAAGCCAATCGTATAAATATTACTTTGACAAGAAGACCGGTTTCATGCGTGGCGTGGCCAATGGTAAGTTCCGCGAGCCGTTCAATCCGTTCCATTCCTCCCACCGCAACGACGACTATACCGAGGGAAATGCCTGGCAATACACATGGCTCGTGCCTCATGACGTGCCTGGTTTGATCAAACTTTTCGGCGGTAAGCGGAAGTTTGTCACTAAACTTGACTCGCTGTTCACGGTCGTTGGCGACCTCGGTGCCGATGCCTCGCCTGACATCTCGGGACTCATTGGCCAGTATGCGCATGGCAACGAACCCAGCCACCACATTATATATATGTACAACTACGTGAACCAGCACTACAAAACGGCTGAGAAGGTGCGTGAGGTACTGAAAACTATGTACCATAACGACTTCGATGGTCTGAGCGGAAACGAGGATGTTGGACAGATGTCGGCCTGGTATATTCTTTCGTCCATGGGCATCTATCAGGTGGAACCCTCTGGCGGAAAGTATATGTTTGGCTCGCCTTTGTTTGACAAGGCTGAGGTGAATGTGGGCCATGGCAAGACGTTTACCATCCTGGCGCATGGCAACAGTCCGAAGAACATGTATGTCAGCCATATCAAGCTCAACGGCAAACTCTACAACAAGCTGTACATTGATTACAAAGATATCATGGCCGGCGGCACGCTGGAGTTCTTCATGACCGACCGTCGTCCATAA
- a CDS encoding efflux RND transporter periplasmic adaptor subunit — MKTKAYLILSLIVFLAACGKQNKDAGEQEKQSSDSMTKVELTDEQVKKLGIKVGNIADTMLISSVDVNGKLAVDPQSEATITPQMGGNVKQILVHEGQSVSKGMVVAYLSHPDLVNLQTDYFSALNRQRYLKKEFDRQTMMLNEGVGAGKDYDRTKSELQTVSGQVQMLAAQLKQLGISTSALRKGKPMLAIALRSPINGTVEQINVQTGQYVSPEMAMMKIANTSNMYAELQVFQRDVPKIKVGQDVALKIVHADGTACKGKVYSIGKTFRAETQTVDVRVRLDGQHTGLIVGMYVQAKIATSSERTRAVSSDAIVEVDGKSYIFTAEKEGNNWHFVPTMVKKVKEEGDLVAIETKESADRLSRIVQSGAYYLLSEMKKDETGEE, encoded by the coding sequence ATGAAAACAAAAGCATATCTCATCCTTTCGCTCATCGTCTTTCTGGCAGCTTGTGGCAAGCAAAATAAGGACGCTGGCGAACAAGAAAAACAGTCATCGGACAGCATGACAAAGGTGGAACTCACCGATGAACAGGTGAAAAAGTTAGGCATCAAGGTGGGGAACATCGCCGACACGATGCTCATCAGCAGCGTGGATGTCAATGGAAAGCTGGCCGTTGACCCCCAGAGCGAGGCAACCATAACCCCGCAAATGGGCGGTAACGTCAAACAAATATTGGTTCATGAAGGGCAATCTGTGTCCAAAGGGATGGTGGTGGCCTATCTGTCTCATCCTGATTTGGTAAATCTTCAGACGGATTATTTCTCGGCATTGAACCGACAGAGATACCTGAAAAAGGAGTTTGACCGCCAGACCATGATGCTGAACGAAGGCGTAGGAGCTGGCAAAGACTACGACCGCACGAAGTCGGAGCTGCAAACTGTGAGCGGTCAGGTGCAGATGCTTGCCGCACAACTCAAACAACTGGGCATCAGTACGTCTGCCCTTCGCAAGGGAAAACCAATGCTGGCCATTGCATTGAGAAGTCCCATCAACGGCACGGTGGAACAAATCAACGTGCAAACGGGGCAATATGTTTCGCCCGAGATGGCCATGATGAAGATTGCCAACACAAGTAATATGTATGCAGAATTGCAGGTCTTTCAACGCGACGTGCCGAAAATTAAGGTGGGACAGGATGTAGCACTGAAGATTGTTCATGCTGACGGAACCGCCTGCAAGGGAAAAGTGTACTCCATAGGCAAGACTTTCAGAGCCGAAACACAAACGGTTGACGTGCGTGTTCGTTTGGATGGGCAGCACACGGGACTGATTGTAGGGATGTATGTTCAGGCGAAGATTGCGACAAGCAGCGAAAGGACGAGAGCCGTTTCGTCTGATGCTATCGTTGAAGTGGATGGAAAATCCTATATCTTCACGGCGGAAAAGGAAGGGAACAACTGGCATTTTGTCCCAACGATGGTCAAGAAGGTGAAGGAAGAAGGCGACCTCGTGGCCATAGAGACCAAGGAGTCGGCAGACCGTCTTTCACGCATTGTGCAGTCGGGTGCTTACTATCTGCTTTCAGAGATGAAGAAAGACGAGACGGGAGAGGAATAA